TTTAACGCCCAGGCGCGCTATCAGAAGAACTGTGCAAAATACCCGTCACCGGATTTGGCACAGACTGAATTCCTCGCCAAGGGTGGCCCGCAGAATGACAGGCTGGGCCTTGATCCGGACGGCGATGGTTTTGCCTGCACTTGGGATCCGACGCCGTTCCGCAAGGCCAGATCCGGGTAAGGCACGTGTGAAGCTGCCGCCGGAGATCACATCACATCCTTCGCCGTCGTTCGGGCCGCGCCGTGAGGGCGTGACGCCCGACATGATCGTGCTGCACTATACGGCGATGAAACGCGCCGAGGCGGCGTTGGAACGGCTGTGCGATTCGTCGGCCGAGGTTTCGGCGCATTATCTGATCTGTGAGCAGGGGCGCATCTGGCAGATGGTGGATGAGGAGATGCGCGCCTGGCATGCCGGGGCGGGGCGTTGGGGCGATGTGAGCGATGTAAACTCACGATCAATCGGGATCGAGTTGGCCAATCGTGGTGATCACCCTTTCCCCGAGCCGCAGATGGCGGCGCTGGAAGCGTTGTTGCCGGGGATCATGGCACGCTGGCAGATACCGCCCGAGCGGGTGATTGGCCATTCCGACATGGCGCCGGGGCGCAAACACGATCCGGGCGCGCGGTTTGATTGGCGCAGGCTGGCGGTTCAGGGGCTCGGCATCTGGCCTGAGGTCCGAGCGGACGGGAAAGGTGACTTCCTGCGCGATGCGGCGGCGTTTGGTTATCCCGTGGGGGATGTTACGCCAGAAGTCTTGCTGCGGGCTTTCAGGTTGAGGTTCCGTCCCAGAGCGACAGGGCCGGAAGATGAGACGGATCGTGCAATCATGGCCGGATTGGCGACCGGCTGGCCAGTTGATTGTCAGACCGGTGATGGTGCGCAAAACGCGCCCGTCACGTTGACGCGGCGCGAACGGCAGACTAACTGAGCAAATGCGCGGAGGGCTGGATGGCCGCTTGCGGGCGGGGCAACCCGTTTCGTGGGAGGAAAGTCCGGACTCCACAAGGTAACGGTGCCGGGTAACGCCCGGGCGGGTTCGGTGGGGAAACCCACCGTGCACGACGGAAAGCGCCACAGAGAAGAGACCGCCCGTGTGTATCGCTTGCGATAGACCGGGTAAGGGTGAAACGGTGGGGTAAGAGCCCACCGCGGGACGGGCAACCGGACCGGCATGGCAAGCCCCACCGGGAGCAATGCCGAATAGGGATCGCGCATGGGCCACCTTGGCCCCGACGATCCGGGTAGGCAGCTAGAGGCGCGTTGGCAACAGCGCGTTAAGAGGAATGGTCATCCAGGGTCAGATCACGGTCTGGCCTGGACAGAATCCGGCTTATAGGCCCTCCGCGCATATTCTTTCCCGAGGGGTAACAGGCGGCAGCCATGGATGTTGCGAGAATCCGCCCTTAGACTTTGAGAAACCCGGCGATTGCGGTTGACTCGGGCTTCCACGCGGGTAAAAGGCAAACTTCAAGAGATTTCACGGGCCGAGATGTGCCCGACGCAGGAGCACTATCATGGCGAAGCCGACCACCATCAAAATCCGCCTGAACTCGTCCGCGGGCACGGGCCACTTTTATGTGACCAAGAAAAACGCACGCACGATGACTGAGAAGATGACGGTTCGCAAGTACGACCCCGTTGCGCGCAAGCATGTCGAATACAAGGAAGGCAAGATCAAGTAAGATCTGTCTGATTGCGAGAGACAAGGCTGCACCCGTATAGGGCGCGGCCTTTTTCGTTTGTGGGCTGGGGCGGGAATGTTGGCTTGGAGCGGTGGCCACGACAGGTGGACGCATCACAGAAATCTTTAGGTGTTTGCTTCCAATGTTCGCGAGGTGCGATTATGCGTCACCCGTGATCAAAGACACTCATCATGGCCTCGCGAAGGCGGGCGACATCGTCGTCTGGCGAAGCGTTCGGATCACAGATGAACGGCGCAAGCACCTCGATCCGGATGGTGCCGCTTTGGGGAAAGAGCCTGCCCCGCGGTAGCAAGCGGTCGGAATCAAGAATGACGATCGGTCGGATTGTCCGACCGGTCTCGCGAGCGACGAGAACCGCACCGGGTTTGAAAGCGCCCAATGACTCGGTTGCCGCCCGCGTTCCCTCAGCAAACAGGACCACAGAGCGGCGCGCTGGCATCTCCCTGACGGCGGTCCTGAGTGTTTCCAATGCCGCCTTGCCAGACTTGCGGTCAATCTCTACAAGGCCGGCGCCGTTGAACCCGGTGCGCAACAACGCAGCGTCGCACAGTTCTTTCTTGGCGGCAAAGGTGAACCATTTTTCATCGGGAACAACACCCATTAGTGCGAAACCATCCAGATGGCTGCGATGGTTAACCACGATGACGCTGTCCGTGTCGGCGCTGAGTTCCCGCTTGTCTTCGTCTGACATCTCCGCCCGGATGCTGAGCAGCCACAAGAGCCGCGAACAGGCCCGTTTGACCCGTTTCCAATACCAGCCGCGAAACCCGCGCCGTTTTGCACATAGTAACGGCACAAATCCAATGTAGAGAAAATAGAAGGGCCCCAACACCATCAGCGCAGTGCGCTTGATCAACCTTACGGGCAAGCTATTGATTACCAGAGCTTTCTGGCCGTGTGAGCCGGGATCGATTGTCATGGGAACCTAACGCCTGTTGGTGCCCCTATGGAGCCGTTGGGCCATGAATACGGAGGCATTTGCAACCGCAAGTCAGCGTCACGGCGAGCGCTGGAAGCTTCGTCTGTAACCAGCGCGAATGCCTTTCTATCGGTCAATTACTCTGAGATTTCAACGCGAAATCTTTACGCTAGGGCATGCAATTGACTGTTGAGCGAAGATGCCGCACCACAAATCACTGCTGTGGGCGATACGAGATAAGCTCAACTTTTAGGTTTGTTTTGAAACGCTTTTGTGCGGCAGCAAGCTTTCTGTTGCGGCCCCAGAAAACGAAAAAGGCCGCCCCGATGGAGCGGCCTTTCATATCCGTATCAGCCTAGGCTGCTATTCTTGCGACCCCATGAACATGAGAAGGAATTGGAACATGTTCAGGAAGTCGAGATAGAGGTTCAGCGCACCGTGGATGGCCGATTTGTCGAGCCATTCCTGATCGCCATGATGGGCGTGCGCGATGTAAGTGCTCTTGATCTGCTGTGTGTCGTAGGCGGTGAGGCCTGCGAAGATCAGAACGCCAATCATCGAGATGGCATACATCATCGCTGGCGATTGCAGGAACCAGTTGATGATCATCGCAACCAGCAAGCCGATCACGCCCATGATCAGGAA
This window of the Rhodobacteraceae bacterium LMO-JJ12 genome carries:
- a CDS encoding N-acetylmuramoyl-L-alanine amidase; the protein is MIVLHYTAMKRAEAALERLCDSSAEVSAHYLICEQGRIWQMVDEEMRAWHAGAGRWGDVSDVNSRSIGIELANRGDHPFPEPQMAALEALLPGIMARWQIPPERVIGHSDMAPGRKHDPGARFDWRRLAVQGLGIWPEVRADGKGDFLRDAAAFGYPVGDVTPEVLLRAFRLRFRPRATGPEDETDRAIMAGLATGWPVDCQTGDGAQNAPVTLTRRERQTN
- the rpmG gene encoding 50S ribosomal protein L33, which translates into the protein MAKPTTIKIRLNSSAGTGHFYVTKKNARTMTEKMTVRKYDPVARKHVEYKEGKIK
- a CDS encoding 1-acyl-sn-glycerol-3-phosphate acyltransferase — translated: MTIDPGSHGQKALVINSLPVRLIKRTALMVLGPFYFLYIGFVPLLCAKRRGFRGWYWKRVKRACSRLLWLLSIRAEMSDEDKRELSADTDSVIVVNHRSHLDGFALMGVVPDEKWFTFAAKKELCDAALLRTGFNGAGLVEIDRKSGKAALETLRTAVREMPARRSVVLFAEGTRAATESLGAFKPGAVLVARETGRTIRPIVILDSDRLLPRGRLFPQSGTIRIEVLAPFICDPNASPDDDVARLREAMMSVFDHG